AAGCAGCTTCTGAATCATACCAGTGGAATCAGTACCTATGATACCCAGGAGGATTTTGAGGTATCCTCTAAACAGGGAACTCATGTGTATGCCAATGCCAACTATGGTCTGTTAGGAAAGATCATTGAAAGCGTAACAGGAATAACCTATTGCGATTATATTAGAACCAATATTTTCGAACCGCTTCAGATGACGAACACCTTCACTTCAATGGACGAAGCAAAACAGAACGGATTAATCAAAGGATATCGTAATTATTTCGGATTTATGGTTCCAGAGGACGTCTCTTATCCGAAGGAGGATACGAATGGATGGCTTTCCATTTCGGCAGGATATATTATTTCCAGTGCAAATGATATGGGGAAATATCTACAACTTTACCTAAATGGAGGAAAAGGCGTAATCAGCCCGGAAAGTATTGAAGCAATGTTCTATGACACGGTGAAAGAAAAGGGGACATCTGAATATGGGCTAGGATGGGGTACGATTAATGATGAGAAGGAGCCTATATTCACCCATGGCGGCTTGGTGGAGAATTATATTACCCATATGTTTGTCCTGCCGGAGAGTGAAGTCGCCGGGGTCATTCTGATGAACTATAACGATTATCTTGTTGGGAATAGCATGTCTGCTACCATATTACAAAATGTATGGAAAATACTGTTGGGAGAAAAGCCCAGCCATGTCAATAAAATGTCTTATGAAATGAAACACCTGATTATTGATGGTATATACCTGCTAGTCATCTTAGTCAGTGTATTGCCTCTGATACGATACAGAAGCTGGAAGAAGCAACTAAATAATATAAGAAAAGTAAGAATATGGATTGGATTTACCATATTACATGTCCTGTATCCGACCCTTCTGCTCTTTCTGCCAGGAATACTGGGGACACCCTTCTATGTGGTAGGAGGATTTGTACCCGATTTATATCTGATCTTGATTATCAGTGCAGCCGTGGCATATGCAACAGGGGTAATTAAGGCTGCAACCATTCTTCGACATGCTATCGATAAAAAGGAAAAAGAAGAAGCTCACAGTTCTGCGGCGTAATCATCCAGATGTAAATAGAACGACAAATAGGAAAAGAGGCATCAGCCCGTACACATACACGGATATATAAAATCGGTGTTATGTGAGGGCTGGCGCCTCTTTTATGTAATGATAGGTATTTCTTAACCTCTAAAAACTTCGATACGGATCAATCTTATAGGCCTTCCATTCTCTTTACGCAGGCTTCATAATAAGTGTCATCAATTTCAATCCCTATGAAGCGGCGGTTCATTTCCCGGGCAGCGACTCCGGTGGAGGCAACGCCCATAAACATATCCAGAACCAGATCATTCTCATTGCTGGCTATCTTAATGATCTGCTTAAGAACAGCCAGGGGCTTCTGGGTAGGATGCTTGGGGGATTTCAGGCGCTCACTTCCCATACAGATGGGACTTTCGATAAAATTATGCATCTCGTTCTGTTTTGAGAAATTCCAGGTATGGCCTTTGTTCCACATACAGACTATCAACTCACAGCTGTTTAAGAAGGAGGATTTTCTGATATTCGGTACGGGATTGGTTTTATGCCAAACCATGAACTGAAAGGTATCAAATTCACTGTCGAATACCTCATGCCATTTGCCAATCAAATTGTAACTGGTAAATATGAAGATATTTCCCTTTGGGGAGAGAACACGCTTGAATTCATCAAGAAAATCAATGGGGGCAAGCTCCTTAAGATCCCACTTGGCAACATCGTTGTTGATTTCACTTCTCCAATCAAACTTCATATTGCCAGTAGAATACTTTGCGAGATTATAGGGCGGATCACATAGAATGAGATCAATGCTGCCATCGGGTATTTCCTTGAGCTTCTCCATACAATCCCCATGCATTAACAGGTATTTATCTATGGAATTTACATCTATCATAAGGGGGTATTCTCCTCTCATATATCATAAGCTAAATAGGTAATTGCAAAACTATATAATTGTGACCATTGTGTATACAGTGGATACATGTTCCGAAGCAAACCATAGCGGAAGGAGCGGGTTTGCGCAGGAATATGTATCTGCTGTATACACAATTAAGACATCTTCAGAGTTTCGCAATTGCCTAATCATTAGCTAAAATACAGTTGTTTAATTCGGTCCAGAGCATTCTTTATATATGCGGAACTGCACCGGTACTGGTCAAAGATAACATTATATCCCTCGGGATCATTGCAGACAAAGTTCCAATAATCGCGACCAATTAATAGTTCCTCTCCTGCGAAGAAGGTCTGAACCCGCTCTTGTTTCCAGGGGATACCCTCACCGAATTTATTATAGGCGGTTGCAAAGTATATTCTGATCGTATCCTTGTTCTGTAGGAAGTTCTTTAGGATAAAAAACTCATTGAGCAGCGCAATTTTCTCTGATTTTGCTTTTTTATTATCCAGATCACCACCCGCCTTTAATTCAATCAGGTAATGACAGTGCTTTTCCTCATCGTAGAAATAATTATCCGTCTCATGTGCAGTGATAAAGCTTGTAATATTGGAAGGAACCAGGCAGTTAAAATTCAGATAATCCTCTACCTTTGGTTTGGCATCCCGCTTTTCGTAGGCAGTCATGAGATAATCAATGTGCTGAGTCTGCTGTGGCAGAAGATAGGATTCAATTCGGCCTCTTACGGTGTAGGATATCTTTGCAATGGCATTTCCCATATTCTCCAGGACCTTGCCAAAGGAACTGTCGAAGGAACGGACAAAGGCGGAATAAAACATAAACTCTTCCCCCAGCTGTGACATAAAGGCATTATTCTTTTTGGAATTAATTACACCCAAGGGATCTGTTACCTCCAGGCTGTATCGGGTCTCCAGAACCCCGGCAAACTGTCGGATATGGGTGTCGACAATTTCTCTTATAATGGTTTCTTTTTCGTTTATCATAGCACTACTCCTTAAGTATCAATTATACCATGTAATCAATAATCGTCAAAGTAAAATATGAACAAATTTTCGATTGTTGTTCTATGTGACTGGGAAGAACCGATAGAAAGGGCGAATGCATAACATACCAGCAGGGATATCACTTCCCTCACACACAGACGGAAGTACATATTGCAAAATTTGGTATGTATCAGACGAACTTAAAAGTTCGCCTCATCCATACAAATTTTACAACAAGTTCTTCCGACAGTGTATTATGGTAAGTGATATCCCTGCTGGTATGTTATGCATTTGCCCCTTCTATCGGTTCTTCGTCAGAACAAGGGCTCTAAAGTACAGAGCTCTTGTTCCGACTAGTGCTAATATTCTTCTTTGTGTAAATACTTCTCTTCTAAGGATACAAGGAGATCCCGGTAACGTTCCTGAATGCCCTGGTTCCAGGCATCTGCTTCAAACAGTTCCGTGTCCGAATCTACTTTTTCCAGGATTTCGGGGGATAACTGGCGTTCAGCAAAGGTGTATACGACGGAATTCTCTTTCTCGATATGTCTTCTTAGAAGATGAGTATAGCTGATGGCATTTGCAATTACATCAAGCTTGCTCATCTCATCACCGGACTTCACCCGTTGCAACGCTTCCTCCAATTCCTTGATGAACAAACGACCGGAATCGTGTTCGACAAGCATCCCATGGGTTATCAGTTTATTTCCTAGCGGACCAAGGTGTGTAACCATTTCATGAAATAACAGCTTCTCTTCCTTTCCATGATGGTGTGCGTCAGCAAAATTTCGTATGAAATCAATCATTTTCTCAAAGTCTTCATAACAAATGGAAGCTCCCTTCAGGATTCCATAACATGCGTTTCGTACAACGTCCAGCATGCGAAGGATGGATTGGTGCTCCTCCATCATCAGGATTATACTGCGATTCATGAATGCACTTCCTCTCTTTCATGATATTTATTAATTACTCTTATTCTGTAGGATACTTCATCCGGTCTGTCAAAAGCAAACCGCAATTGATCTGTAGCTTCCAGTTCGCTTACAAAGCCTTCGATCCAATAGTCCCGTAGGGCGTAATAGATCGAGATATCTCCGTTCACTTCATCCCAATAGGTGCTGTGAACACAGGTTGCACGGGACCAGATAACCTCGTTCTCATTATTTGCAACAAGACGATTCGCATGATCACAGGGCATACCATCCAGTAGAAGATCAGAGATTGCTTTATATACATCGGATGGATTCTGAAGGGTGTCCTTCATAGATTGAGCGAACGTTTTGCCATTGGCTGATACGATGCTCTGAATTTCAGTCAGTGACTCCGGATGGGAAGCCAGTAAGGTTGTAATACAATAAGCATATTTATATTCAACCTGGGATACCCGTTCCTGCAACCATCCGTGGATATTCCCCTGATCTATCATTTCCTCCAGCGGTTTGTTTTCAAAGGTACCGAAGGTCTCCTCACAGTATTCTCTTAAGGATACACCATAGCTTTCTCCGAGAAGGTAGAGTTTATCTACGATATCCTGTTGGAGCTTAATTTTATTATATAACCAATAATGGATTGGACCTAAAAATGCACTCATAAAATACTCCTTTATACATGGTCGGTTGCTCTAACTTACCATAATGCACTGTCAGAAGAACTTGTTACTGTATTTTGTATGTCTCAGGCGAATACTTAGATTCACCTGAGACATATAAAATCAGTGACATGTACTTCTGTCTGTGTGAGAGGTAAGTCATAATCATGTAAGTATATTATGCAACAGCCCTGCATTGCCTATTCGTAGTAGTAATATTATTCTAAGAATAACTTTATGTCATCCTCTACTGTACCGATTCCTGCAATACCAAAGTTTTCGACTAAAACCTTAGCTACATTGGGGGATAGGAAAGCAGGTAATGTCGGTCCTAAGTGAATATTCTTCACTCCAAGGTAGAGTAAGGAAAGAAGAACGATAACGGCCTTTTGCTCATACCATGCAATATTAAAGGCAAGAGGAAGCTCGTTAATATCCTGAAGCTCAAATACCTCTTTTAACTTGAGGGCGATTAATGCGAGAGAGTAGGAGTCATTACACTGACCGGCATCCAGTACTCTCGGTATACCGTTGATGTCACCTAGATCCAGCTTGTTATACTTATATTTAGCACAGCCTGCAGTTAATATTACAGTATCCTTCGGAAGTGCCTTCGCAAAGTCTGTATAATAATTTCTTGCTTTTTGTCTACCATCACAGCCTGCCATAACAAAGAATTTCTTAATCGCGCCAGATTTAACTGCTTCAACAATCTGATCCGCCAATTGAAGAACCTGATTATGCGCAAATCCGCCAATAATTTCACCCTGTTCGATCTCAATCGGAGGCTCACAGGTCTTTGCAAGCTCAATAATCGGTGTAAAGTCCTTAATACCGTTTTCATCTCTTTCAATATGAACGCATCCGGTAATTCCGGTGGCACCTGTGGTGAACAGACGGTTTTTATAGGAAGCGGCAGGGGGAACTACACAGTTTGTAGTCATTAAAATCGGGCCACGGAAGCTTTCGAACTCTTCCTTCTGCTTCCACCATGCATTACCGTAGTTACCGATGAAATTTTTATATTTCTTGAAGGCAGGGTAGTAATGTGCCGGAAGCATCTCAGAATGGGTATAAACGTCTACACCCGTTCCCTGAGTCTGCTCAAGGAGCTGCTCTAAATCTCTTAAATCATGTCCTGATATAAGAATACCAGGTCTGCTGCCTACGCCGATGTTTACTTTGGTTATCTCAGGGTTACCGTAGGTACCTGTATTGGCACTATCAAGAAGAGCCATTCCGTCCACACCGAATTTACCGGTCTCCAGAGTAAGACCAATCAGATCATCGATGCTTAAGGTGTCATCCAAGGTGGCAGCAAGTGCTTTCTGCATAAATGCACTGATCTCAGCGTTGTCATAACGTAATTCATTGGCATGCTTCATATATGCAGCAAGACCCTTTAAGCCATATACGATAAGCTCTCTTAAGCTTCTTACATCTTCATTTTCTGTTCTCAGTACACCGACAGTAAGGGATTTTTCATCCAGTGCCTCACGGGTATCTGCACTCCACAATGCTGCATCGGGAAGAGAAGAAGTATCTTTCAAATTTTCCAACAGACGGTTTTTGATGGACAGTGTTTCAAACACTCTCTGATAGAAGATCTCATCATCAAAATTAGCGTTTGTAATCGTTGTGAAGAGGTTAATGGTAATATAGTGGTTAACCTCGGCTGAGATTTCCTCTCCTTGTGCTCTGAGTGCGGTGGTAACAGCACTTAACCCTTTGGTGGTATAAATGAGTAAATCCTGTATTCTTGATAAAGCGGGAGATTTCCCACATACACCAAACTGGGTACATCCGGTACAGCCTGCAGTTTCCTGACATTGATAACAAAACATCTTATTTTCCATTCTTATACGCTCCTTTTTTTATTAATGTTATCAAGGAAGGCGGGTGCATTCCTTGTATCATGATTGTTCTGGGTTTGTTTTCCTTGATTTTCAAGAACAAGATGAGTATAATACAGTTAGCAGATTGAAAATGTAGCTATAGCTACAATGTGAAATGGCATCGAAAGAAGGAGGTACCGGTGGAAAAATATTATCCTATTATAAAAAAATGCGCTTTATTTCGTACCATAGCAGAAGATGAGTATGCAAAGATGATGAACTGCATGGGAGCACAGGTAAAAGGCTTCCGTTCAGAGGAATATGTTTTTTTAGCTGGTGATGAAGTCAGTACCGTTGGAGTTGTACTGACCGGAGTGGTTGAGATCATGAAGGAAAACCTGGCCGGCAACAAGCATATCGTTGCATTTTTAGAGCCCTCGGATATGTTCGCGGAGGGGATTATCTGTACAAAAAGTCGTATTTCTCCGGTTACTGTACGGGTAAAGGAGGATTCGAAAATTCTATTTATCCCTTATGCAAGAATCATCAAGTCCTGTGGCAATGGATGTAACTTTCATATTACGCTGATACAGAATATGATGGTGGTATTGGGAGAGAAGAATGTTAATCTGAATCGTAAGCTGGAGCTGCTCTCTCTGAAGGGAATGAGAGAGAAGATTGCAAGCTTTTTAATCGCTGAATCCAATGACCGTGGCAGCAGTATGTTTCAGATTATGCTCAATCGAACGGAGCTCGCTGATTATCTGAATGTGGCGAGAACCTCGATGTGCAGGGAGCTGGCACGGATGAAGGACGAAGGACTTATCGATTATTACGGAAATAGCTTTAAGCTTATTAATAAAAAAGAATTGTTAGAATGTCTGGAGAAGAATGAGCGGTAGCAAGCAACAATAACATAGCGTAAATTTTTGCAGGAATATAAATATAGAGTAAGAGAACAGCAATAAAATTACATTTGACAGATGGAATAATCTGTAGTAGAATGACATAAATATTAATCAAACTGATGATTGAGAAGAGTAGTTAGGTACAATCGAAATCCAGAGAGTTGCAGATTGGTGTGATTGCAGCAGACAGGTTCCTAATGAATGGACTCATGAAGGTGGAAAGAAAGGCGCGAGCTGAGTAATGTCCAACGGTTGTCCTCCGTTACAGGGAATAGGTGTTAGAATGCACTGATTAGAGAGCATGTAGTAATTACATGAAGTTAGGTGGTACCGCAGAAGCATAAGCTTTTGTCCTAAATGAGATTTAGGATAAAAGCTTTTTTTATGACCTTTAATTACTTTATTACTATTAATTACTATCATTTCTAAAAATAAAATTATTAATTAATACCATAAGGAGGAGAATGTATGTATAAGGATATTCTTAGGAAATTAACAAACAGAGAGGATATGACGGAAGAGGATGTGTTCGAAATAATCACTGCGATTAAAAATGGCCAACTGACAGACGGACAGATATCAGGCTTTCTGGTAGCACTGGTAATGAAGGGAACCAGTTTAGAGGAAACCGCTTATATCGCAAAAGCAATGAGAGAGAATTGCATTCCCCTTAAACCAGCTGTGAACTCGGCAATGATGGATACCTGTGGTACGGGTGGTGGCCTCAGTACCTACAATATTTCCACAGCCACCGCAATTGTCGCTGCGGCAGCAGGCATCCCAATCGCAAAACACGGAAGCCGCTCCATATCCAGTCTCTCTGGTAGTGCGGATGTGCTGGAGGCATTAGGGGTAAATATTAATTTAACACCGGTACAGGCGGAGCAGCTAATTGAAGAGATCAATATCGCATTTATCTATGCCCCGTTGTTCCATCCGGTTATGGGGAAGGTTCTTGCACCGGAAGCAGCTCTTGGTATTAAGACCATCTTCTACACAATTATCGGACCGTTGATTAATCCGGCTTTTGTACAAAGACATCTACTTGGAGTGTATAAGCCGGAGCTTTTGGAACAGGTTGCATTTGTTGCCAGGGAGATTGGTTATACGAGAGCCATGTTTGTTCACGGAGAAGATGGCCTGGATGAAATTTCCCTTCTTGGAAAAACAAAAATAATGGAATTAAAGGATGGAGAAATGCTAACTTATGAGATTGCGCCAGAGGATTTCGGATTGAAGCGTTGTAAGCTGGAGGATATTAAAACAGGAAAACCGGAAGAAAATGCGGTAACAATCAAAGGAGTATTCGACGGAAACATTAGCGGGCCAAAAAAGGATGCGGTGATATTAAATGCAGCAGGAGCGCTGATTATTGGTGGTAAAGCAGCTGATTTTAAAGAAGGAATAGCTAAGGTTAGAGAGATTATTGACAGTGGTGCAGCCAGGAATAAGCTGAGGGATTTGGTGGAGAAATCAAATCAGTTCTAGAAGTATTGTAGTGATACAGAAAGAGAATATCAGCGTGAGTTGATTTGCCATAAGAGGTATTTTGGAGGTTGGGATGAAGTTCATTGAACAACTGGAAAAT
The nucleotide sequence above comes from Variimorphobacter saccharofermentans. Encoded proteins:
- a CDS encoding serine hydrolase domain-containing protein, which produces MKKKIMKLMAVVGLGITILLNSESHVYAASEEIKYDEMDQYLQKAVKETHIPGMSVLLVDKEKVLFSKTYGICDSSDESFIIGSNSKSFTAVAIMQLVEQGKVDLNDTIDRYLPGIHEGDKITVKQLLNHTSGISTYDTQEDFEVSSKQGTHVYANANYGLLGKIIESVTGITYCDYIRTNIFEPLQMTNTFTSMDEAKQNGLIKGYRNYFGFMVPEDVSYPKEDTNGWLSISAGYIISSANDMGKYLQLYLNGGKGVISPESIEAMFYDTVKEKGTSEYGLGWGTINDEKEPIFTHGGLVENYITHMFVLPESEVAGVILMNYNDYLVGNSMSATILQNVWKILLGEKPSHVNKMSYEMKHLIIDGIYLLVILVSVLPLIRYRSWKKQLNNIRKVRIWIGFTILHVLYPTLLLFLPGILGTPFYVVGGFVPDLYLILIISAAVAYATGVIKAATILRHAIDKKEKEEAHSSAA
- a CDS encoding DNA-methyltransferase; this translates as MIDVNSIDKYLLMHGDCMEKLKEIPDGSIDLILCDPPYNLAKYSTGNMKFDWRSEINNDVAKWDLKELAPIDFLDEFKRVLSPKGNIFIFTSYNLIGKWHEVFDSEFDTFQFMVWHKTNPVPNIRKSSFLNSCELIVCMWNKGHTWNFSKQNEMHNFIESPICMGSERLKSPKHPTQKPLAVLKQIIKIASNENDLVLDMFMGVASTGVAAREMNRRFIGIEIDDTYYEACVKRMEGL
- a CDS encoding TdeIII family type II restriction endonuclease, whose protein sequence is MINEKETIIREIVDTHIRQFAGVLETRYSLEVTDPLGVINSKKNNAFMSQLGEEFMFYSAFVRSFDSSFGKVLENMGNAIAKISYTVRGRIESYLLPQQTQHIDYLMTAYEKRDAKPKVEDYLNFNCLVPSNITSFITAHETDNYFYDEEKHCHYLIELKAGGDLDNKKAKSEKIALLNEFFILKNFLQNKDTIRIYFATAYNKFGEGIPWKQERVQTFFAGEELLIGRDYWNFVCNDPEGYNVIFDQYRCSSAYIKNALDRIKQLYFS
- a CDS encoding hemerythrin domain-containing protein; translated protein: MNRSIILMMEEHQSILRMLDVVRNACYGILKGASICYEDFEKMIDFIRNFADAHHHGKEEKLLFHEMVTHLGPLGNKLITHGMLVEHDSGRLFIKELEEALQRVKSGDEMSKLDVIANAISYTHLLRRHIEKENSVVYTFAERQLSPEILEKVDSDTELFEADAWNQGIQERYRDLLVSLEEKYLHKEEY
- the hcp gene encoding hydroxylamine reductase; this translates as MENKMFCYQCQETAGCTGCTQFGVCGKSPALSRIQDLLIYTTKGLSAVTTALRAQGEEISAEVNHYITINLFTTITNANFDDEIFYQRVFETLSIKNRLLENLKDTSSLPDAALWSADTREALDEKSLTVGVLRTENEDVRSLRELIVYGLKGLAAYMKHANELRYDNAEISAFMQKALAATLDDTLSIDDLIGLTLETGKFGVDGMALLDSANTGTYGNPEITKVNIGVGSRPGILISGHDLRDLEQLLEQTQGTGVDVYTHSEMLPAHYYPAFKKYKNFIGNYGNAWWKQKEEFESFRGPILMTTNCVVPPAASYKNRLFTTGATGITGCVHIERDENGIKDFTPIIELAKTCEPPIEIEQGEIIGGFAHNQVLQLADQIVEAVKSGAIKKFFVMAGCDGRQKARNYYTDFAKALPKDTVILTAGCAKYKYNKLDLGDINGIPRVLDAGQCNDSYSLALIALKLKEVFELQDINELPLAFNIAWYEQKAVIVLLSLLYLGVKNIHLGPTLPAFLSPNVAKVLVENFGIAGIGTVEDDIKLFLE
- a CDS encoding Crp/Fnr family transcriptional regulator, encoding MEKYYPIIKKCALFRTIAEDEYAKMMNCMGAQVKGFRSEEYVFLAGDEVSTVGVVLTGVVEIMKENLAGNKHIVAFLEPSDMFAEGIICTKSRISPVTVRVKEDSKILFIPYARIIKSCGNGCNFHITLIQNMMVVLGEKNVNLNRKLELLSLKGMREKIASFLIAESNDRGSSMFQIMLNRTELADYLNVARTSMCRELARMKDEGLIDYYGNSFKLINKKELLECLEKNER
- the trpD gene encoding anthranilate phosphoribosyltransferase yields the protein MYKDILRKLTNREDMTEEDVFEIITAIKNGQLTDGQISGFLVALVMKGTSLEETAYIAKAMRENCIPLKPAVNSAMMDTCGTGGGLSTYNISTATAIVAAAAGIPIAKHGSRSISSLSGSADVLEALGVNINLTPVQAEQLIEEINIAFIYAPLFHPVMGKVLAPEAALGIKTIFYTIIGPLINPAFVQRHLLGVYKPELLEQVAFVAREIGYTRAMFVHGEDGLDEISLLGKTKIMELKDGEMLTYEIAPEDFGLKRCKLEDIKTGKPEENAVTIKGVFDGNISGPKKDAVILNAAGALIIGGKAADFKEGIAKVREIIDSGAARNKLRDLVEKSNQF